From Medicago truncatula cultivar Jemalong A17 chromosome 7, MtrunA17r5.0-ANR, whole genome shotgun sequence, a single genomic window includes:
- the LOC25499120 gene encoding probable inactive patatin-like protein 9: MELSKVTLEIFTKLEQQWLSVSQCGTTSKTRILSIDGGGTTAIVSGAALIHLEDQIRLQTNDPHAQIIDYFDIITGTGIGAILAAMITADDGFGRPLYTARDAVNFIADRNHEFYKMKSVGVFRRRRRFSTKSIENLLKRVFQGKESEGKSLTLKDTIKPLLIPCYDLNTSAPFVFSRADASESPSFNFELWKVCRATSSTPSLFKPFQFASVDGKTSCSAVDGGLVMNNPAAAAVTHVLHNKRDFPSVNSVEDLMVLSIGNGAPANRVHRDVRECSTSTVVDIALDGVSETVDQMLGNAFSWNRTDYARIQAFGLGGKGSWEETEVLNERVLQSLPFGGKRLLQETNGNRIERFVQRLVATGKSSLPPSPCKITPLVSC, translated from the exons ATGGAGCTTAGCAAAGTAACACTAGAGATATTCACAAAACTAGAACAACAATGGCTATCAGTTTCACAATGTGGAACAACATCCAAAACTCGCATTCTCAGCATTGACGGCGGAGGAACCACCGCCATTGTCTCCGGCGCTGCCTTGATCCACCTTGAGGATCAGATCCGCTTACAAACCAACGATCCTCACGCTCAAATCATTGATTACTTTGACATCATCACCGGCACTGGCATTGGTGCAATACTCGCTGCAATGATCACAGCTGATGATGGATTTGGTAGACCTCTCTATACTGCTAGAGATGCTGTGAATTTCATTGCTGACAGGAATCATGAATTCTATAAAATGAAATCCGTCGGTGTTTTCCGCCGGCGCCGTAGATTCTCAACGAAGAGCATTGAAAATTTGTTGAAGCGAGTTTTTCAAGGAAAAGAAAGCGAAGGTAAATCTTTGACGTTGAAAGATACGATTAAGCCTTTGCTTATTCCTTGCTATGATCTCAACACTTCAGCACCGTTCGTTTTCTCACGAGCCGATGCGTCGGAGTCACCGAGTTTCAACTTTGAGCTTTGGAAAGTGTGTCGCGCAACGTCATCAACTCCAAGTCTCTTCAAACCGTTTCAATTCGCTTCCGTTGATGGAAAAACCTCTTGCTCAGCCGTGGACGGTGGTTTGGTGATGAACAATCCGGCGGCAGCGGCTGTTACGCATGTTCTTCATAACAAGCGTGATTTCCCGTCGGTGAATAGTGTCGAGGACCTGATGGTTTTGTCCATCGGAAATGGAGCACCCGCGAACAGAGTGCATCGTGATGTTCGTGAATGTTCAACGTCGACAGTGGTTGACATTGCTCTTGACGGTGTTTCAGAAACCGTTGATCAGATGTTGGGAAATGCCTTCAGTTGGAACCGTACTGACTATGCGAGGATTCAG GCATTTGGTTTGGGAGGAAAGGGAAGTTGGGAAGAAACAGAGGTGTTGAACGAGAGAGTGTTACAGTCGTTACCGTTTGGTGGGAAACGGTTACTACAAGAAACTAACGGCAACAGAATTGAGAGGTTTGTGCAACGAC